The Aethina tumida isolate Nest 87 chromosome 5, icAetTumi1.1, whole genome shotgun sequence genomic sequence GAACTCCCCATTCGGATCCCAACTCAGGTCGACCACTTCGTCGAAATGCCCCCCGACCGTCACCTGCGGCTCCCAACTGTCCACCTCCTCGTTACGCCTCCAGAGATGGAAGGCCCCGTGATAGCTGTAAGCCAAGATGCTCTGGCCATCCGGCGAAAACACCCCGGTGTAAAACCCGAGAGTGTTGCCGCCCACTTCGCCCAGCCTGACTTTGTCCAGCCACAGATTCGTCACGGCGTCGTACTCCCAAACGATCAACGTTTTGTCTATGGAGGCGGACAGGAGTTGTTTGCCGTCCGGGCTCCACTTGACCGAGTAAATCCACCCCTCGTGCCCAGTCAGGACGGACTCCAAAGTGACTTTGTATGTTGTTTGGCTGGTTTGCAACGTCGTACCCCTTTCGTCCGCTGTTGAGAACTTCCATAATCGAATGAAAGCGTCCTGCGACGACGAGGCCAGTTTCAAATCTGCTTCATTGAGGGCAAAGTCTAAACCTCTGACCCAATCATCGTGGCCTGTGAGTGTCATTCCAACAACAAACTCGTGGTTTAGTTCTGTGTACACGTTTATCTTTGAATTGTCCAGCGCTACGGCGAGAATTAAGTTGGAGTCGGGCAATTTGGCTATTCTTAGGGCTGTGCTTATGTGGTAGCCGAAGTTCAGGGTTTGAATCAGGTCAAAATTtcctataaataatgttaaattaatatgaaactgTTTACTAccttattcaataaattacctGACGTGGTTTCTTTGTTTGCAATTCTCACAGTTGAGTCCATATGTGCCGAAACAACtataacatttttctcatCCTTGTAAATTGCATCAACAATTGTCGCATTTGACTTGTGATCCAACGAGCTTTGCGAATAAGTGTCCTCAGAATCACTTTTGCTCCAAATACAAACGTGTCCATCTGCCACAGCCGAAACAACTTCAGTCTCACACTCATGTTTATCCAGTTTGCAGACCCATTTTACTGAATTCACGCGTTTCGTGTGAATCAGGGTGTCGATCACTTTCCCTCCGGATCCaaactaaaattgaaacaatgttAGTGAGGATAATGTTGGTGATTTGAATGTTACATTTGGATCGTAAACTAAAACAGTGTCACTGGAtgcataacaaattaaattgttcctGCCCCAGTCAGCAGCTGCGGGCGTTTGATTGCAATTCGTACTGGTGTAACTAACGTCAAATTGTTCgagtttcatttttataattattattattgtcgtTTTCTGTGATTAATGAAATCACTTGGTGTGAGTGTAAACATAACCTCAAATAttcatgaatttataaaagtgtccaagtaataaaaaatatttaaaattattgattttatttattgatattcagCAGTGCTAaagttaatagaaatatataaattgatattatttatagatcAGCAATGAAACACAGtccaatttgaataatttaatagctgATAAGTAGTTCAAATGAACTTTTGTACTTTTAGTCTTCAGGTTAGGTACAACAATTTAACAACTTATTGccacaataaatacaaaatattaaattagattatttattattattattatagtaacatttgctttattaaattatataaaattatcttcgTAATTCTCTCTTAACGTAAACAAGTTATCTAAGCACTCTTCAAAATCATCAGATGTCAATCCTCCAGATAGGAACCCACTAAACCTTTTAAACTTGATCTTCCTGGCTTCGGTGTGTAAGTTTTCTAACATTGTTCCAATTTCTTCCCCCGTATGCACGCCGGCTAACACAGGAACGTTCTGGGGCCTCAAACATTGTTCCTCATTTGTAACATTCCCATCCACATCCAAAACTTTATCGAAGATTTTTGGGAAGGGCGTTTTGACCGGCAGAGGCTTTTCCACAACCGTCACGTTTGTGGCTGTCGCATACAACGTACAAGAATAGTAATAACTAAGCATCTCATTGATAGTGTTGTATTTATACGCCGGCATGTCCTTTTGTTTGCCAGCCACGTTTGGAGCCTTTTTCAATCTAGACTCGGGGATTCCCCTAAGCGTGATATGCTGCATCATCCTGTCAGTCCCCAAGTGGCAACTGGGGGTAATACTTTTAGTCAACGAACCCGTCCAATTGTCCAAACACTCGAGCAAATCAGCATCCTTGTTTATGGAAAAGGGGAAGCACACGCTTGCACTGGCGCACTTCCTGCCCACCACATTTAAGTCCACACACAGATCTATTAGGGAAAAGTTGCTGCTCCTTAAGCGATGCTTTAAGGTGAGCGTGTCCAAAGCCGAGGCTAGAATTGCACTTGAATGGTAGGGGAGCTTGTGGTTGTAGTTTGTGTGGTAAAATTCACGTTTTGCGCCTGGTTGTCTGAAGCCTTTTTCGCTTGTGCATAAAGGAATGAACAGGGAGCTGTGTTCAGTGAAACTGTTGAAGCCGAGGGTCATGTTTAGGAGCCTAATTGAGTCGTTTAATATTGAGTTTTGTCTGTCCTTTTCGGTTTCGTAGTCATTATCTGGGAAGTATGAGGGTATTACTGGAAAAACTAGGACACTTTTATGTTCATATTCGTCCCTAAGATATTCCAGACAGGCTGATGACATTCCTGAGAAGGCGTCACAACAGTCGGTCAACATGTGGAAGCCTTGAAAACTGTCCGACTCCTCCAAGTAGTTACGAATTTTGTCGCAGAACTCGTCGTCGAACTGCTGCGTCTTCCAGACGTCCGTGCCCAAGGGATAAACATCAAAAGGTGTATTAACATTCCCATACTCATACTGTTTAACAACATTAACCGTCCTGGGATGGAACCGGGCATACAAAAAGTCCGACCAAACCTTCACGTCAGTCTCCAGGTCGTAATCAACGTGACTGCCGGCAGCCAAATCCTTCTGAAACCGACTCTTCTCGTCCTCCTCCTGCTTAACAACTTCAACAGCACTTTCGTCCCAGTTAATCTCATCATCAGAAGGCAACTTTGGCACTCCATACAGCTCACCATCTTGAGGCAGGGCCTTGAGGCCGTCTTTAAGGTCGACGCACAACAATCGGGGGGTGAAAGTCACCTCGTTGCGGTGCGTCAGGCCCTCGCGGAACAGCACGTCGTGATTGATTTCGGACGCGGTGTTCGTGTCGTAGGTGAAGCCGGCCTCCTGCACGTTCCACCAGTGCGTGCCGATGTGATTCGAGTACTGGCCGAATTGGAGGGTCAATATTTCGCGGGTGCCCATTTTATGCTATTCCTTAATACCGCATCAtggtaaacaataaattcgagtgtttgttgtttttaggTTATTTGAGATTGTAGGCAGTGTGGCCGTTCGACAAACCGACTTTCTgtgttgtaattatttttattaaacacgtTCGGTTACTGAATCGGTACTGGACTGAAAACGGGCACTACAAAAACGTCTCAGACCCCAAAAAGttcgtgtttaatttttattattttaagtgttGTGATTTGTAGGTTATTTGAGACAACAAGAATTCGGTGTGATGATAACattgaaagtatttaatttaatttataaaattgttgcattagattaatatcattaaattgcaagtgatcaataattttatgttaaatcacgttttaatgaatgaattaacaacaataaaaaggtagttcaattgttcaaattaataaaatcattttcccGCCACCAGTTTGGAGTAGTTAACAAACCCGACATTTTGGCGCTTGTTGCTTTATGTGTAGTGATGTCCGACAAACAAAACGTGTTCTAGTAAAATCTAACAACAATTTACCACAACCAAATACACCATGGACTTCCTCGAATACTCGGACATAACGGCAGAAATAAAAGGATGCATGGTAAGCACGTACCCCCCAATTAACGACCTTGTACACTTAAACACGTCTTCCAGACACCCGGCAAGCTGAAAATGACCGACCAAAGTATCGTGTTCAAGAACAGCAAAACGGGAAAGGTCGACCAGATCCAGT encodes the following:
- the LOC109598922 gene encoding protein misato yields the protein MGTREILTLQFGQYSNHIGTHWWNVQEAGFTYDTNTASEINHDVLFREGLTHRNEVTFTPRLLCVDLKDGLKALPQDGELYGVPKLPSDDEINWDESAVEVVKQEEDEKSRFQKDLAAGSHVDYDLETDVKVWSDFLYARFHPRTVNVVKQYEYGNVNTPFDVYPLGTDVWKTQQFDDEFCDKIRNYLEESDSFQGFHMLTDCCDAFSGMSSACLEYLRDEYEHKSVLVFPVIPSYFPDNDYETEKDRQNSILNDSIRLLNMTLGFNSFTEHSSLFIPLCTSEKGFRQPGAKREFYHTNYNHKLPYHSSAILASALDTLTLKHRLRSSNFSLIDLCVDLNVVGRKCASASVCFPFSINKDADLLECLDNWTGSLTKSITPSCHLGTDRMMQHITLRGIPESRLKKAPNVAGKQKDMPAYKYNTINEMLSYYYSCTLYATATNVTVVEKPLPVKTPFPKIFDKVLDVDGNVTNEEQCLRPQNVPVLAGVHTGEEIGTMLENLHTEARKIKFKRFSGFLSGGLTSDDFEECLDNLFTLRENYEDNFI